The proteins below are encoded in one region of Homo sapiens chromosome 2, GRCh38.p14 Primary Assembly:
- the KCNJ3 gene encoding G protein-activated inward rectifier potassium channel 1 isoform 2 (isoform 2 is encoded by transcript variant 2), giving the protein MSALRRKFGDDYQVVTTSSSGSGLQPQGPGQDPQQQLVPKKKRQRFVDKNGRCNVQHGNLGSETSRYLSDLFTTLVDLKWRWNLFIFILTYTVAWLFMASMWWVIAYTRGDLNKAHVGNYTPCVANVYNFPSAFLFFIETEATIGYGYRYITDKCPEGIILFLFQSILGSIVDAFLIGCMFIKMSQPKKRAETLMFSEHAVISMRDGKLTLMFRVGNLRNSHMVSAQIRCKLLKG; this is encoded by the coding sequence ATGTCTGCACTCCGAAGGAAATTTGGGGACGATTATCAGGTAGTGACCACATCGTCCAGCGGCTCGGGCTTGCAGCCCCAGGGGCCAGGCCAGGACCCTCAGCAGCAGCTTGTGCCCAAGAAGAAGCGGCAGCGGTTCGTGGACAAGAACGGCCGGTGCAATGTACAGCACGGCAACCTGGGCAGCGAGACAAGCCGCTACCTCTCGGACCTCTTCACCACGCTGGTGGACCTCAAGTGGCGCTGGAACCTCTTCATCTTCATTCTCACCTACACCGTGGCCTGGCTTTTCATGGCGTCCATGTGGTGGGTGATCGCCTACACTCGGGGCGACCTGAACAAAGCCCACGTCGGTAACTACACGCCTTGCGTGGCCAATGTCTATAActtcccttctgccttcctcttcttcatCGAGACGGAGGCCACCATCGGCTATGGCTACCGATACATCACAGACAAGTGCCCCGAGGGcatcatcctcttcctcttccagtcCATCCTGGGCTCCATCGTGGACGCCTTCCTCATCGGCTGCATGTTCATCAAGATGTCCCAGCCCAAGAAGCGCGCCGAGACCCTCATGTTCAGCGAGCACGCGGTGATCTCCATGAGGGACGGAAAACTCACGCTTATGTTCCGGGTGGGCAACCTGCGCAACAGCCACATGGTCTCCGCGCAGATTCGCTGCAAGCTGCTCAAA
- the KCNJ3 gene encoding G protein-activated inward rectifier potassium channel 1 isoform 4 (isoform 4 is encoded by transcript variant 4) has product MSALRRKFGDDYQVVTTSSSGSGLQPQGPGQDPQQQLVPKKKRQRFVDKNGRCNVQHGNLGSETSRYLSDLFTTLVDLKWRWNLFIFILTYTVAWLFMASMWWVIAYTRGDLNKAHVGNYTPCVANVYNFPSAFLFFIETEATIGYGYRYITDKCPEGIILFLFQSILGSIVDAFLIGCMFIKMSQPKKRAETLMFSEHAVISMRDGKLTLMFRVGNLRNSHMVSAQIRCKLLKVSAPRPFPTGRPASPKPAE; this is encoded by the coding sequence ATGTCTGCACTCCGAAGGAAATTTGGGGACGATTATCAGGTAGTGACCACATCGTCCAGCGGCTCGGGCTTGCAGCCCCAGGGGCCAGGCCAGGACCCTCAGCAGCAGCTTGTGCCCAAGAAGAAGCGGCAGCGGTTCGTGGACAAGAACGGCCGGTGCAATGTACAGCACGGCAACCTGGGCAGCGAGACAAGCCGCTACCTCTCGGACCTCTTCACCACGCTGGTGGACCTCAAGTGGCGCTGGAACCTCTTCATCTTCATTCTCACCTACACCGTGGCCTGGCTTTTCATGGCGTCCATGTGGTGGGTGATCGCCTACACTCGGGGCGACCTGAACAAAGCCCACGTCGGTAACTACACGCCTTGCGTGGCCAATGTCTATAActtcccttctgccttcctcttcttcatCGAGACGGAGGCCACCATCGGCTATGGCTACCGATACATCACAGACAAGTGCCCCGAGGGcatcatcctcttcctcttccagtcCATCCTGGGCTCCATCGTGGACGCCTTCCTCATCGGCTGCATGTTCATCAAGATGTCCCAGCCCAAGAAGCGCGCCGAGACCCTCATGTTCAGCGAGCACGCGGTGATCTCCATGAGGGACGGAAAACTCACGCTTATGTTCCGGGTGGGCAACCTGCGCAACAGCCACATGGTCTCCGCGCAGATTCGCTGCAAGCTGCTCAAAGTAAGTGCTCCCCGCCCCTTCCCCACCGGGAGACCTGCGTCCCCCAAACCCGCGGAGTAA